The Microbacterium luteum genome includes a region encoding these proteins:
- a CDS encoding BglG family transcription antiterminator yields the protein MTKARQDRLLGILVRDGQWATAATLADALGVTPRSVRSYVTAVNARVRGGTAIESGPQGYRAGPDAVAAQRAGAGSDSGTPRDRLHRLVRLLLDDPDGVDVFQTADDLHVSPATLEADLARVRSLLGGTELTLERSASTARLRGTEMAQRRLLSRLAHDEMDAGAFDLEALRRTLGDESVGARAFGPFKDDLVGELGTLGYYVNEFGIADVVMHIAIAADRVAQDRGLDAIAHDAQESHEAVEALIGRLAEQHLGVTLGAGDRFHLATLVLTRVVAPGASAPSVRGRLDPEVERAVREIVERAAAQFLVDIAHDDFILRLALHVQNLRARAKEQAWSRNPLTRSLKSTYPMIFDVAVFIASGLNTSLGIPLLDDEIAYIAMHVGGRLERSRRADQLLTATIVCPGYYELHELLRSSVDRSLGRAIEVVGVETRADPDWRSIDTDLVLTTIDPPTPNDRVVRVQPFLTESDVERVQAAAGRVRRGRRLARLRADIERYFDPSAFVRGLDAGAGEEGVIRALGGRLVELGVIDPEYVDRAIEREQLSSTAFTDALAVPHAMGMTASRTAIAIGIADPSIPWGDGRVQVVALVAFSENDREAFQTVFEQFVEVFSERESVHRIVRRGTDFTPFLDELVAVIDG from the coding sequence TTGACCAAGGCACGACAGGATCGCCTGCTCGGCATCCTGGTGCGGGACGGCCAGTGGGCCACCGCGGCGACCCTCGCCGACGCTCTCGGGGTCACTCCGCGCAGTGTCCGCAGCTACGTCACCGCGGTCAATGCGCGGGTGCGTGGCGGAACCGCGATCGAGTCGGGGCCGCAGGGGTACCGCGCCGGACCGGATGCGGTGGCCGCGCAGCGAGCGGGGGCGGGCTCCGATTCCGGCACCCCCCGAGATCGCCTTCATCGCCTGGTGCGGCTGCTGCTCGACGACCCCGACGGCGTCGACGTCTTCCAGACCGCGGACGACCTGCACGTGAGCCCGGCGACGCTCGAGGCGGACCTCGCGCGAGTGCGATCCCTGCTGGGCGGTACCGAGTTGACGCTGGAGCGTTCCGCCTCGACCGCACGACTGCGCGGCACCGAGATGGCCCAGCGGCGACTGCTCAGTCGCCTCGCACACGACGAGATGGACGCCGGCGCGTTCGACCTCGAGGCGCTGCGGCGCACGCTCGGCGACGAGTCCGTCGGAGCGCGGGCGTTCGGTCCGTTCAAGGACGATCTCGTCGGAGAGCTCGGCACTCTCGGCTACTACGTCAACGAATTCGGGATCGCCGACGTCGTGATGCACATCGCCATCGCGGCCGACCGCGTGGCGCAGGACCGCGGGCTGGATGCGATCGCCCACGATGCGCAGGAGTCGCATGAGGCGGTCGAGGCGCTGATCGGACGCCTGGCGGAGCAGCATCTCGGCGTGACGCTCGGTGCGGGAGACCGGTTCCACCTTGCGACCCTCGTTCTCACCCGCGTCGTGGCGCCCGGTGCATCGGCGCCGTCGGTGCGCGGGCGCCTGGACCCCGAGGTGGAGCGGGCGGTCCGCGAGATCGTCGAGCGGGCCGCCGCCCAGTTCCTCGTCGACATCGCGCACGACGACTTCATCCTTCGCCTGGCGCTGCACGTGCAGAACCTGCGGGCGCGGGCGAAGGAGCAGGCGTGGTCGCGCAATCCGCTCACCCGATCGCTCAAGTCGACCTACCCGATGATCTTCGACGTCGCCGTCTTCATCGCGAGCGGCCTGAACACCTCTCTCGGAATCCCGCTGCTCGACGACGAGATCGCCTACATCGCGATGCACGTCGGAGGACGACTCGAACGGAGTCGCCGCGCCGACCAGCTGCTGACCGCGACGATCGTGTGCCCCGGGTACTACGAGCTGCACGAGCTGCTCCGATCGAGCGTCGACCGATCGCTCGGACGTGCGATCGAGGTCGTCGGGGTCGAGACGCGCGCCGATCCGGACTGGCGCTCGATCGACACCGATCTCGTGCTCACCACGATCGATCCGCCGACGCCGAACGACCGGGTCGTCCGCGTGCAGCCGTTCCTCACCGAGAGCGACGTGGAACGCGTGCAGGCCGCAGCCGGTCGCGTGCGCCGGGGGCGGCGCCTGGCCCGACTGCGCGCCGACATCGAGCGGTACTTCGATCCGTCGGCTTTCGTGCGCGGGCTCGACGCCGGCGCGGGGGAGGAGGGTGTCATCCGGGCCCTGGGCGGGCGGCTCGTCGAGCTCGGCGTCATCGACCCGGAGTACGTCGACCGGGCGATCGAGCGCGAGCAGCTCTCGTCGACCGCCTTCACCGACGCCCTCGCCGTGCCGCACGCGATGGGCATGACCGCGTCGCGCACCGCCATCGCGATCGGCATCGCGGACCCGTCGATCCCGTGGGGCGACGGGCGCGTGCAGGTCGTTGCCCTCGTGGCCTTCTCGGAGAACGATCGAGAGGCCTTCCAGACCGTCTTCGAGCAGTTCGTCGAGGTCTTCAGCGAGCGTGAGAGCGTGCACCGCATCGTGCGGCGCGGCACCGACTTCACGCCGTTCCTCGACGAGCTCGTCGCCGTCATCGACGGCTGA
- a CDS encoding PTS sugar transporter subunit IIB: MRIVVVCGAGASSTFIVQRLRQAAREQGVDVTATAATAQSLPIDLETADLVMVGPHLHDDLDRIRAEAAHVGSIVALMPPDVYADKDASRTLALVREAVAGTPHDTVFAHTRIREDHS, encoded by the coding sequence ATGAGGATCGTGGTGGTGTGCGGCGCGGGCGCGTCGAGCACGTTCATCGTTCAGCGTCTGCGCCAGGCGGCGCGGGAGCAGGGCGTGGATGTCACCGCCACGGCGGCGACCGCACAGTCCCTCCCGATCGATCTGGAGACGGCCGATCTCGTGATGGTGGGACCCCACCTGCACGACGACCTCGACCGCATCCGGGCGGAAGCCGCCCACGTGGGGAGCATCGTCGCGCTCATGCCGCCCGATGTCTACGCCGACAAGGACGCCAGCCGCACCCTCGCGCTCGTGCGCGAGGCGGTCGCCGGGACTCCTCACGACACCGTGTTCGCGCACACGCGCATCAGAGAGGATCACTCATGA
- a CDS encoding HPr family phosphocarrier protein — protein sequence MTAISRTVRVASAHGLHARPVKLFAQAAKQTGLPITIAKDSGAPVNAASILGVIALGVEQGDYVTLTAEGDNAEAALDSLSELLTTDHDA from the coding sequence ATGACCGCCATCAGCCGCACCGTCCGCGTCGCTTCCGCGCACGGGCTGCACGCCCGCCCCGTCAAGCTGTTCGCGCAGGCGGCGAAGCAGACCGGTCTGCCGATCACGATCGCGAAGGACTCCGGCGCTCCCGTGAACGCCGCGAGCATCCTCGGCGTCATCGCCCTGGGCGTCGAGCAGGGCGACTACGTGACCCTCACCGCCGAGGGCGACAACGCCGAAGCGGCGCTCGACTCGCTCTCGGAACTGCTCACGACCGATCACGACGCGTAA
- the ptsP gene encoding phosphoenolpyruvate--protein phosphotransferase → MTQLRGVGIGLGVAQGPVARMAPPLPAPDDAPSTLSVEEETTRARDAVGAVARELEARGMEAGGAAQEVLEAQAMMAEDPTLEEEIDNRLSRGKTAEWAVHDAFASFRQQLTALGGYLGERAADLDDVAQRVIAQLRGEPAPGVPDPGHPFVLVAKDLAPADTALLDLDKVLALVTTEGGPTSHTAILAREKSIVAIVGASGAKNLVDGEPVIVDAASGVVTTEPTTDELDRAATRARARAEAANAPLTPGALADGTAVPLLANLGSPAAAAEAVELGAEGVGLFRTEFLFLSASQAPTVEQQRASYTELLKAFPGKKVVVRMLDAGADKPLPFLNDAHEDNPALGLRGLRALRQSEDILREQLTALSEAHESTRRTPEGPADLWVMAPMVATVEETEYFVTLAREYDIKTAGVMVEVPSSALLADRVLRHADFASIGTNDLTQYTMAADRLLGSVASYQDPWHPAVLRLVREVGMAGKANRKPVGICGEAAADPLLAAVLVGLGATSLSMAPTALADVRATLLEHTLDDAVRIAEAALAADDAASARTAAQTAADREKETQP, encoded by the coding sequence ATGACACAGTTGCGAGGAGTCGGCATCGGACTCGGCGTCGCCCAGGGGCCCGTGGCCCGCATGGCGCCGCCGCTGCCCGCCCCCGACGATGCGCCCAGCACCCTCAGCGTCGAAGAGGAGACCACCCGGGCCCGGGACGCCGTCGGCGCGGTCGCCCGAGAGCTCGAGGCCCGCGGAATGGAGGCCGGCGGTGCCGCTCAAGAGGTGCTCGAAGCCCAGGCCATGATGGCCGAGGACCCGACCCTCGAAGAAGAGATCGACAACCGGCTCTCCCGGGGCAAGACAGCCGAGTGGGCGGTGCACGACGCGTTCGCTTCGTTCCGGCAGCAGCTCACCGCCCTCGGCGGCTACCTCGGCGAGCGCGCGGCCGACCTCGACGACGTCGCCCAGCGCGTCATCGCGCAGCTGCGCGGCGAGCCGGCGCCGGGTGTTCCGGATCCGGGGCACCCCTTCGTGCTGGTCGCGAAGGACCTCGCCCCCGCCGACACGGCTCTGCTCGACCTCGACAAGGTGCTCGCCCTCGTGACCACCGAAGGCGGACCGACCTCGCACACGGCGATCCTCGCCCGCGAGAAGTCGATCGTCGCGATCGTGGGCGCATCCGGAGCGAAGAACCTCGTCGACGGCGAGCCGGTGATCGTGGATGCCGCCTCCGGCGTCGTGACCACCGAGCCGACCACGGATGAGCTCGACCGCGCCGCGACCCGCGCCCGCGCGCGGGCGGAGGCCGCGAACGCGCCGCTGACCCCCGGCGCTCTCGCCGACGGCACCGCTGTGCCGCTGCTGGCGAACCTCGGCAGCCCCGCTGCGGCGGCCGAAGCCGTGGAGCTCGGCGCCGAGGGCGTGGGCCTGTTCCGCACCGAGTTCCTCTTCCTCAGCGCCAGCCAGGCGCCGACCGTCGAGCAGCAGCGCGCGTCGTACACGGAGCTGCTGAAGGCGTTCCCCGGCAAGAAGGTCGTCGTGCGCATGCTCGACGCCGGCGCCGACAAGCCGCTGCCGTTCCTCAACGACGCGCACGAGGACAACCCCGCCCTCGGCCTGCGGGGTCTGCGCGCGCTGCGCCAGAGCGAGGACATCCTGCGCGAACAGCTCACGGCTCTCTCCGAAGCCCACGAGTCGACCCGGCGCACCCCCGAGGGCCCCGCCGACCTGTGGGTCATGGCCCCGATGGTGGCGACCGTCGAGGAGACGGAGTACTTCGTCACCCTCGCCCGTGAGTACGACATCAAGACCGCCGGGGTGATGGTGGAGGTGCCCTCGTCGGCGCTGCTGGCCGACCGCGTGCTGCGCCACGCGGACTTCGCCTCGATCGGCACCAACGACCTGACGCAGTACACGATGGCCGCCGACCGCCTGCTCGGATCGGTCGCCTCGTATCAGGACCCCTGGCACCCCGCCGTCCTGCGCCTCGTGCGCGAAGTCGGCATGGCGGGGAAGGCCAACCGCAAGCCCGTCGGCATCTGCGGCGAGGCGGCGGCGGACCCGCTCCTGGCCGCCGTCCTCGTGGGCCTCGGCGCGACGAGCCTGTCGATGGCGCCCACAGCCCTTGCCGACGTTCGAGCGACCCTGCTCGAGCACACCCTGGACGATGCGGTGCGCATCGCCGAAGCCGCCCTGGCCGCCGATGACGCGGCCTCGGCACGAACCGCCGCGCAGACCGCGGCGGACCGAGAGAAGGAGACACAGCCATGA
- a CDS encoding PTS mannitol transporter subunit IICB produces MTMASSPASTGSKARVGVQRFGTFLSGMIMPNIPALIAWGIFTAFFIEVGWTPNADLATIVGPFIHYALPLLIAYTGGSMVYNVRGGVVGVIATMGAIAGSDLLVANFNATLPEGESQLGQVHMFIGAMILGPLAAYTMKWLDSLWDGKIRAGFEMLVNMFSAGIWGFVMAVVGFYPIAWLVNGLMQALGNAVSWLVDMNLLPLTSIIIEPAKVFFLNNAINHGVLTPLGVTEASETGSSILFLLEANPGPGVGLLLAFTFFGLGAARASAPGAAIIQFFGGIHEVYFPYALMKPVLIVALIAGGMTGVTTNMLLGGALRAPAAPGSIIAVLLQTATGAYFAVILSVVLSAAVTFLIAAVILRASRKRDLAAMASTDDAFGAAITQTEAAKGKSSDALRNLRGGAATQADGDGGAATVTERQISNIVFACDAGMGSSAMGASVLRNKIKKAGIEGVTVTNKAIAALDPSADLVITQNQLTDRARHQTPDAVHVSVDNFMNSPRYDEVVELVRDQHEKDS; encoded by the coding sequence ATGACAATGGCGTCATCGCCCGCGAGCACGGGCAGCAAGGCGCGCGTCGGAGTTCAGCGCTTCGGCACGTTCCTGTCCGGCATGATCATGCCGAACATCCCTGCGCTGATCGCGTGGGGCATCTTCACGGCGTTCTTCATCGAGGTCGGCTGGACCCCGAACGCCGACCTCGCGACCATCGTCGGTCCGTTCATCCACTACGCCCTCCCGCTGCTGATCGCCTACACGGGCGGCTCGATGGTCTACAACGTGCGCGGCGGCGTCGTCGGCGTCATCGCGACGATGGGCGCGATCGCCGGCTCAGACCTGCTCGTGGCCAACTTCAACGCCACGCTGCCCGAGGGCGAGAGCCAGCTCGGCCAGGTGCACATGTTCATCGGCGCCATGATCCTCGGCCCGCTCGCGGCATACACGATGAAGTGGCTCGACAGCCTGTGGGACGGCAAGATCCGCGCCGGCTTCGAGATGCTCGTGAACATGTTCTCCGCGGGCATCTGGGGCTTCGTGATGGCCGTCGTCGGGTTCTACCCGATCGCCTGGCTGGTCAACGGGCTCATGCAGGCACTGGGCAACGCGGTGAGCTGGCTGGTCGACATGAACCTGCTGCCGCTGACGAGCATCATCATCGAGCCGGCGAAGGTGTTCTTCCTGAACAACGCCATCAACCACGGCGTGCTGACCCCGCTGGGCGTCACGGAGGCATCCGAGACCGGGTCGTCGATCCTGTTCCTGCTCGAGGCCAACCCCGGTCCCGGTGTCGGTCTGCTGCTGGCGTTCACGTTCTTCGGACTCGGCGCGGCGCGGGCATCGGCCCCCGGTGCGGCGATCATCCAGTTCTTCGGCGGCATCCACGAGGTGTACTTCCCGTACGCGCTGATGAAGCCGGTGCTGATCGTCGCGCTGATCGCCGGCGGTATGACCGGTGTCACGACGAACATGCTCCTCGGCGGCGCCCTGCGCGCCCCGGCGGCCCCCGGCAGCATCATCGCGGTGCTGCTGCAGACCGCCACCGGCGCATACTTCGCGGTGATCCTGTCCGTCGTGCTGTCGGCGGCGGTGACCTTCCTCATCGCGGCGGTGATCCTGCGGGCATCGCGCAAGCGCGACCTCGCCGCGATGGCCTCGACCGACGACGCGTTCGGCGCCGCGATCACCCAGACCGAGGCTGCCAAGGGCAAGAGCTCGGATGCGCTGCGCAACCTGCGCGGCGGAGCGGCGACCCAGGCCGACGGCGACGGCGGTGCCGCCACCGTGACCGAGCGCCAGATCAGCAACATCGTGTTCGCGTGCGACGCGGGCATGGGCTCGTCGGCGATGGGCGCGAGCGTGCTGCGCAACAAGATCAAGAAGGCCGGCATCGAGGGGGTCACGGTGACCAACAAGGCCATCGCCGCCCTCGACCCCAGCGCCGACCTGGTCATCACGCAGAACCAGCTCACCGACCGTGCGCGTCACCAGACGCCCGACGCGGTTCACGTCTCCGTGGATAACTTCATGAACTCGCCGCGATACGACGAGGTCGTCGAGCTGGTCCGCGACCAGCACGAGAAGGACTCCTGA
- a CDS encoding PTS sugar transporter subunit IIA, which produces MARDVLSLGQVRIHSGSATRDEAMKEAADILQAAGAVTADYYDAMQQREQTVSTFMGNELAIPHGTNETKDTILESALSVVRYDGGVDWDGEQVTFVIGIAGKGDEHLEILSQIAILFSEEDDVAGLKTLQTPEEIYAVVSEATGS; this is translated from the coding sequence ATGGCACGTGACGTCCTGAGCCTGGGCCAGGTGCGCATCCACTCCGGAAGCGCGACGCGCGACGAGGCGATGAAGGAGGCGGCCGACATCCTGCAGGCGGCCGGCGCCGTCACCGCGGACTACTACGACGCGATGCAGCAGCGCGAGCAGACGGTGTCGACCTTCATGGGCAACGAGCTCGCGATCCCCCACGGCACGAACGAGACGAAGGACACGATCCTCGAATCCGCGCTGTCGGTGGTGCGCTACGACGGCGGCGTCGACTGGGACGGCGAGCAGGTCACGTTCGTCATCGGCATCGCCGGCAAGGGCGACGAGCACCTGGAGATCCTGTCGCAGATCGCCATCCTCTTCTCCGAGGAGGACGACGTCGCGGGCCTGAAGACCCTGCAGACCCCGGAGGAGATCTACGCCGTGGTGAGCGAGGCGACCGGGTC